The following proteins are co-located in the Pyricularia oryzae 70-15 chromosome 1, whole genome shotgun sequence genome:
- a CDS encoding CAMKK/META protein kinase codes for MRSLERYRRPFDLDSSPAMEPGHHKNGRAQPMPVAAAHIPSRTANSTPVSSPGLFSPTPSRLNMLMHQGHTMSEGTSPLPANSSDFFLHPLQIRKVRETYTANVDRDGTTGRKLINQYEVMEEIGRGQHGKVKLARNTTTGENVAIKIIPRYSKKRRLGKVTAEDPGRNTKREVAILKKIRHPNVVALLEVIDDPELKKIYMVLEYVEHGEITWRKKGLPHICNLERRLVERGARGEPPSAEEEYLLRQMERRQAMKGFQRAKAAQANSSHDQAAYEDYEGEQTRSDEHRCAYPSLPCSRVASPPPSRTASAMSLTNLPVSQPSDFDMTPRAGDMEEQHLSSLRHTSSSYDLNGTMYGVYGGRGNGTSCSRTRSPSMADSIISHLSSADMEESSPHDPYVDDYSYVPCFTLENARSAFRDTVLGLEYLHYNGVVHRDIKPANLLWTKDFRVKISDFGVSYFGRPVREGDVDETVSEAEALNFDDDRELSKTVGTPAFFAPELCYTDLDKEPPKVSEQIDVWSLGVTLYCIVFARIPFLAQDEFAMFKKIATEDVYIPRQRLRPVTPFTDPSKVSFQKRVNIEPYRDDEDAAYEKIDDDLYDLLRRMLVRNPEERIRLGEVKVHPWVTRDIPNLENWLKDTDPSRKMSGRQIEVDEKEIGRAVVPLTFLERAKSAVKKAVGKVIHPRGDRPEHSRRRAQSSAASSVGENGSIASSAYPADIPKKSVKSDDYFATVTQMPSEHPLAQSLTASPRDSPLGRSPSGSAPVSGKPSRHTGEFNSIAHDMAEKPMPTAPTPSHHVRKHGHARSMGANPYLCLTPTLQQSYTVPSSPLPREMMEERSRLYNRKSREPNMQSDDSSRALSMDRAGLVFPQTDKRAEAKVALSHAVAPGSLQQPARSPRHIRSIDVMGSSPYVSPGFVPSLLSQLGQPMSDSNIQAKSLSEDRFATVYRVESGVPKAPQYERQPLTIQTSVDVSRTSQPSPDDSQPLPPSREQTISTVVSSSVTSLGGVCTPMTSPSIVASPVCQTTTANTRDTPESMPVFQSDPSLPALMSGASSVSADVEGDFLKKPGVVDRSSFIATTDSLTPPAPGKALEDFPLDQPELDHAEIIPVQLSPAFSSHGVRRHAPAPTSTRSSYLSNNDMDDDSDSDDGMLMIRTKKKSAPRSPPATQQPYSPTGSLALTARRRDTNTSIASTETARRVSQHN; via the exons ATGCGATCCCTTGAACGCTACCGACGGCCGTTTGACCTCGACTCGTCGCCTGCTATGGAACCTGGTCACCACAAGAACGGCCGCGCGCAGCCGATGCCGGTCGCCGCCGCACACATCCCGTCGCGGACCGCGAACAGCACCCCAGTGTCGTCTCCAGGACTGTTTAGCCCGACCCCTTCGCGTTTGAACATGCTCATGCACCAGGGCCACACCATGTCTGAGGGCACGTCACCGCTGCCTGCAAACTCGAGCGATTTCTTCTTGCACCCTTTACAGATACGCAAAGTTCGAGA AACGTATACCGCAAATGTAGATCGTGACGGTACAACTGGGCGAAAGCTCATCAACCAGTATGAAGTCATGGAGGAGATTGGCCGTGGTCAGCATGGCAAGGTGAAACTGGCCCGGAACACCACGACGGGGGAGAATGTTGCCATCAAAATTATCCCGCGTTATTCCAAGAAACGCAGACTAGGAAAGGTCACGGCCGAGGACCCTGGGAGGAACACGAAGCGGGAGGTTGCCATCCTCAAGAAGATCCGCCATCCGAACGTTGTAGCCCTTCTCGAAGTGATCGACGACCCTGAACTCAAAAAGATCTACATGGTCCTTGAATACGTCGAGCATGGCGAAATTACTTGGAGGAAAAAGGGTCTCCCGCATATTTGCAACCTAGAGCGCCGACTAGTGGAGCGAGGCGCCCGTGGTGAACCGCCTTCCGCTGAAGAGGAGTACTTGTTACGTCAAATGGAACGCCGACAGGCGATGAAGGGGTTTcagcgggcaaaggctgcacAAGCGAACTCCAGCCACGACCAGGCGGCCTACGAGGACTACGAAGGGGAACAGACACGATCAGACGAACACCGATGCGCATATCCGTCTCTTCCCTGCTCCAGGGTTGCCTCGCCGCCTCCTTCCCGCACAGCCTCAGCCATGTCTCTCACGAACTTGCCCGTCTCACAACCGTCCGACTTCGACATGACTCCCCGTGCTGGTGATATGGAAGAACAGCACCTATCATCTCTACGTCACACCTCATCCTCTTATGACCTCAACGGCACGATGTACGGCGTCTACGGCGGACGTGGAAACGGAACATCGTGCAGTCGGACGCGCTCCCCTAGCATGGCTGATTCGATCATATCGCACCTATCATCTGCAGATATGGAGGAGTCAAGCCCTCACGATCCTTATGTCGATGACTACTCCTATGTACCTTGCTTCACTCTGGAAAACGCCAGATCTGCTTTCCGGGACACTGTGCTTGGCTTGGAGTACCTCCACTACAACGGGGTTGTCCATCGCGATATCAAGCCCGCCAATCTGCTGTGGACCAAAGATTTTCGGGTCAAGATTTCCGACTTCGGTGTATCCTACTTTGGACGACCGGTAAGAGAGGGAGATGTTGATGAGACAGTGTCCGAGGCGGAAGCACTGAACTTTGATGATGATCGCGAGCTCTCCAAGACCGTGGGCACGCCTGCCTTCTTTGCCCCTGAACTGTGTTACACAGATCTCGACAAGGAGCCGCCCAAGGTCTCCGAGCAGATTGACGTTTGGTCGCTTGGTGTCACCCTTTACTGCATCGTCTTTGCCCGTATACCCTTCTTGGCCCAGGACGAGTTTGCGATGTTTAAGAAAATTGCAACCGAAGATGTATACATTCCTCGGCAACGCCTACGACCCGTGACCCCCTTCACGGACCCCAGCAAGGTATCTTTCCAGAAGCGGGTAAACATTGAACCGTACAGGGACGATGAAGATGCTGCCTACGAGAAGATTGATGACGACTTGTATGACTTGCTTCGACGGATGTTGGTCAGGAACCCCGAGGAGAGAATTCGACTTGGCGAGGTTAAAGTGCACCCTTGGGTTACACGAGATATTCCAAACCTGGAAAACTGGCTCAAGGACACGGATCCCTCTAGGAAGATGTCTGGGAGACAGATCGAGGTTGACGAGAAGGAGATTGGCCGTGCTGTCGTGCCTCTTACCTTCCTCGAGAGGGCAAAGTCCGCAGTCAAAAAGGCCGTCGGCAAAGTCATTCACCCCAGAGGCGATCGCCCCGAGCATTCAAGGAGGAGAGCGCAGAGCAGTGCAGCCAGTTCCGTTGGAGAGAATGGGTCAATTGCGTCTTCGGCGTATCCGGCAGATATTCCCAAGAAAAGTGTCAAAAGCGATGACTACTTCGCCACGGTTACACAAATGCCCAGCGAGCACCCGCTAGCGCAAAGCTTGACAGCTAGCCCGCGAGACTCCCCTTTGGGGCGCAGCCCGTCAGGTAGCGCCCCCGTGAGCGGGAAGCCGTCCAGACACACCGGCGAATTCAACTCAATAGCTCACGACATGGCGGAAAAGCCGATGCCCACTGCTCCGACGCCCAGTCATCATGTTAGGAAGCACGGCCATGCTAGGTCTATGGGCGCCAATCCTTACTTGTGCTTGACCCCCACCCTACAGCAGTCGTACACTGTTCCATCAAGCCCTCTCCCCCGGGAGATGATGGAGGAGCGCAGCAGGCTATACAACCGGAAAAGCCGAGAGCCCAACATGCAGTCAGATGACTCCTCCCGAGCCCTTTCAATGGACCGTGCCGGGCTGGTTTTCCCTCAAACGGATAAACGTGCGGAAGCCAAGGTAGCGCTCAGCCACGCCGTCGCCCCGGGTAGTCTGCAACAACCAGCCCGATCTCCTCGTCACATTCGGTCTATCGACGTCATGGGCAGCTCGCCTTATGTATCCCCTGGATTTGTGCCATCTCTTCTGTCTCAGCTTGGCCAACCAATGTCCGACTCGAACATTCAAGCCAAGAGCCTATCGGAAGACCGATTTGCAACAGTATACCGCGTCGAGTCTGGGGTTCCAAAAGCCCCTCAGTACGAACGGCAGCCGCTGACCATTCAGACCAGCGTTGATGTGTCAAGGACCAGCCAGCCATCACCGGACGACTCTCAGCCATTGCCCCCGTCGCGTGAGCAGACTATATCAACCGTCGTCTCTTCAAGTGTCACCTCGCTTGGTGGGGTGTGCACACCGATGACCAGCCCCAGCATAGTGGCCAGCCCTGTCTGTCAGACCACGACAGCGAACACACGAGACACCCCCGAATCAATGCCCGTGTTTCAGTCGGACCCATCTCTGCCGGCACTTATGAGTGGCGCCAGCTCCGTGTCCGCCGATGTTGAAGGAGATTTCCTCAAAAAGCCGGGCGTCGTGGATCGTTCATCATTTATCGCCACCACCGATTCGTTGACACCACCTGCACCCGGTAAGGCTCTTGAAGATTTTCCGCTGGATCAGCCCGAACTGGACCATGCCGAAATCATTCCGGTCCAACTAAGTCCGGCATTCTCCAGCCACGGCGTTCGTAGGCACGCGCCCGCACCTACATCCACCAGGTCTTCGTACTTGTCCAATAATGACATGGACGATGATAGTGACAGTGACGACGGCATGCTTATGATCAGGACCAAGAAGAAGTCTGCGCCCAGAAGCCCGCCCGCCACTCAACAACCCTATTCCCCCACCGGAAGTTTGGCACTCACCGCGAGGAGACGTGACACGAACACCAGCATTGCCAGTACGGAAACCGCGAGAAGAGTCTCGCAACACAACTGA